The following are encoded together in the Dyella terrae genome:
- a CDS encoding N-acetylmuramoyl-L-alanine amidase produces the protein MPLCLATVLSACAPTPVRNPIAQWVPSPNYDARRPVLIVIHFTNEHSASQALHTLRTANSGGPVSAHYLVGDDGHIYQLVEDSARAWHAGAGRWGTITDVNSASIGIELDNDGDSPFTQVQIDSLLRLLADLTDRLRIPRTQIIGHEDLAPGRKDDPGPRFPWQQLAQAGFGLWPQGSLVDPPLGFDPWAALGLIGYPLDNRTAAVHSFHHHFRGMDVGVSGDTLDAQDLRILYALSRQLGAGGGTAGVPAG, from the coding sequence ATGCCCCTATGCCTCGCGACGGTGCTTTCCGCCTGTGCGCCGACGCCGGTACGCAATCCCATCGCGCAGTGGGTGCCCTCACCCAACTACGATGCGCGCCGTCCGGTGCTGATCGTCATCCATTTCACCAACGAGCATTCCGCATCGCAGGCGCTGCATACCTTGCGCACGGCCAACAGCGGCGGCCCGGTGAGCGCGCATTATCTGGTCGGCGATGACGGCCACATTTACCAACTGGTCGAGGACAGCGCGCGCGCGTGGCATGCAGGCGCCGGTCGCTGGGGCACCATCACTGACGTGAACTCAGCGTCCATCGGCATCGAGCTGGACAACGACGGCGACTCGCCTTTTACCCAGGTGCAGATCGACAGTCTGCTGCGCCTGCTGGCCGACCTCACCGACCGCCTGCGTATTCCGCGCACGCAGATCATCGGCCACGAAGACCTCGCCCCCGGCCGCAAGGATGATCCCGGCCCGCGCTTCCCGTGGCAGCAACTGGCGCAGGCGGGCTTCGGCCTGTGGCCACAGGGGTCGCTGGTCGATCCGCCACTGGGGTTCGATCCGTGGGCGGCACTGGGGCTGATCGGCTACCCGTTGGATAACCGTACCGCCGCAGTGCATTCGTTCCATCACCACTTCCGCGGCATGGACGTAGGCGTAAGCGGCGACACACTGGACGCCCAGGATTTGCGCATCCTGTACGCGCTGTCACGACAGTTAGGTGCCGGTGGTGGCACCGCGGGCGTACCTGCCGGCTAA